Proteins encoded by one window of Chitinophagales bacterium:
- a CDS encoding DUF4442 domain-containing protein produces the protein MQKIISFLTKIMGRGNAFKFLFNISPMYRSTGGRLIEVDDDLHYVKIKLSLNYKTKNYVGTLYGGHMYSCVDGIFMVQLINILKDDYVVWDKSASIRFKRPGNQTLYAEFQISDAFIEQIKTEIAEQNEKDYTLQVDLKDKEGKLYAEVEKVIYIASKAYYKQKRRNKKRS, from the coding sequence ATGCAAAAAATCATTTCCTTTCTTACAAAAATAATGGGCAGGGGAAATGCCTTTAAGTTCCTGTTCAATATCTCTCCTATGTACCGAAGCACCGGAGGACGGCTTATTGAGGTTGATGATGACCTTCATTATGTAAAGATTAAACTATCGCTCAACTACAAAACCAAAAACTACGTAGGCACCCTTTATGGCGGACACATGTACAGTTGCGTAGATGGCATTTTTATGGTGCAGCTCATCAATATTTTGAAAGACGATTATGTAGTGTGGGACAAATCTGCCAGTATTCGATTCAAACGGCCAGGCAACCAAACTTTATATGCGGAATTTCAGATCAGTGATGCTTTTATTGAACAGATCAAAACTGAAATTGCGGAACAAAATGAAAAAGACTATACCCTGCAAGTTGATCTGAAAGACAAAGAAGGAAAGCTATACGCAGAAGTGGAAAAGGTGATTTACATAGCTTCCAAAGCGTATTACAAACAAAAAAGACGCAACAAAAAACGTTCGTGA
- a CDS encoding acyl-CoA desaturase produces MIILLFFVAHWYLSLFFQTLIHHRYAAHNMFTMSKAWEKVFMFLSYIFQGSSYLSPRAYGILHRMHHANADTDKDVHSPKHVIEEQKPMAKWFGFVWMMAETARIYDRIDKGFEKFKVNVVTERNIVVPETFKKNLPYYPKFDLWGQSLPSRLIWGSSYVLFYIFFAQSWVLFLLLPIHFMMGPVHGLIINWFAHRKGYRNYKTKDTSVNLPIPMLGENLHNNHHGEPANANFARKVWELDLTYQTMRLMHWAGIIQLKRAV; encoded by the coding sequence ATGATTATACTTTTATTTTTTGTAGCGCATTGGTATTTGTCGTTATTTTTTCAAACCCTGATTCACCACAGATATGCAGCGCACAACATGTTTACAATGAGCAAAGCCTGGGAGAAAGTATTTATGTTCCTCTCTTATATATTTCAGGGAAGCTCTTATTTGAGTCCCCGAGCCTATGGTATTTTGCACCGTATGCACCACGCCAATGCCGATACCGATAAAGATGTACATTCCCCCAAACACGTAATAGAAGAACAGAAGCCTATGGCAAAGTGGTTTGGCTTTGTTTGGATGATGGCAGAAACAGCAAGGATATACGATAGGATTGACAAAGGATTTGAAAAGTTCAAAGTGAATGTTGTTACCGAAAGGAATATTGTGGTACCTGAAACTTTTAAGAAAAACCTGCCCTACTATCCCAAGTTTGATTTGTGGGGACAGTCACTTCCATCCCGTTTGATTTGGGGCAGCTCGTATGTGTTGTTTTATATTTTCTTTGCACAATCCTGGGTGCTGTTTTTATTGCTGCCCATTCATTTTATGATGGGGCCGGTTCACGGATTGATCATCAATTGGTTTGCGCACCGAAAAGGATATAGAAATTACAAGACCAAGGACACTTCCGTAAATCTTCCCATTCCGATGTTAGGTGAAAATCTGCACAACAATCACCACGGAGAGCCTGCCAATGCCAACTTTGCACGCAAGGTATGGGAATTGGATTTGACTTATCAGACAATGCGCCTAATGCATTGGGCTGGAATTATCCAGTTGAAAAGAGCTGTTTAA